Proteins co-encoded in one Chiroxiphia lanceolata isolate bChiLan1 chromosome 21, bChiLan1.pri, whole genome shotgun sequence genomic window:
- the NDOR1 gene encoding NADPH-dependent diflavin oxidoreductase 1 isoform X2 gives MCILVPPCPGSGDKEHSVSLLLLQMAERKLLVLFGSQTGTAQDTAERIGREATRRHLQCRVEALDSCDLANLIHEPLVVFVCATTGQGDPPDNMKMFWRFLFRKNLPPGSLCQLDYAVLGLGDSSYPKFNFVAKKLHKRVLQLGGNPLLPVALGDDQHDLGPDAVVDPWLVALWDKILALYPLPPGLEIISPDTRLPPKYTLHYLPEDSPPPEGALLQPTAPRAVPCELHPFAAPVVSNQRVTAQSHFQDVRLIEFDVTGSAITFSAGDVVMIQPQNCPEDVQQFCQLLRLDPDRHFVLKPTEPGTSLPPLLPQPCTIRHLVTHYLDISCVPRRSFFELLSYFSTNELEREKLQEFSSAQGQEELYSYCNRPRRTTLEALWDFPHTTCAIPADYLLDLIPRIRPRAFSIASSLLAHPDRIQILMAVVQYKTQLSKPRRGLCSTWLASLDPEQGDVRVPLWVKKGGMKFPADPATPVIMIGPGTGVAPFRAAIQERVAQGCRGNCLFFGCRQKSKDFYFQAEWEELVAKGFLTLFTAFSRDQEEKVYVQHRIQENRRLVWELLSTGNAHVYLAGNAKQMPVAVAEALQSVLQLEGGLSPSEAEERLTALERSQRFQSETWS, from the exons ATGTGCATTTTAGTCCCTCCATGCCCAGGCAGTGGGGACAAGGAGCACAgtgtgtccctgctgctcctgcag ATGGCAGAACGGAAGCTCCTCGTTCTCTTTGGCAGCCAGACGGGGACAGCCCAAGACACGGCGGAGAGAATCGGGAGAGAGGCCACGCGCCGGCACCTGCAGTGCAGGGTGGAGGCCCTGGACAGCTGTGACCTG GCCAACCTCATCCATGAGCCACTGgtggtgtttgtgtgtgcaaCCACCGGCCAGGGAGACCCACCTGATAACATGAAG ATGTTCTGGCGGTTTCTGTTCCGGAAGAACCTGCCGCCCgggtccctgtgccagctggacTACGCCGTGCTGGGCCTTGGCGACTCGTCCTACCCCAA GTTTAATTTTGTTGCAAAGAAGCTGCACAAACGGGTGCTACAGCTTGGGGGCAACCCGCTGCTGCCAGTGGCCTTGGGAGATGACCAGCATGATCTGGG GCCGGATGCAGTGGTTGATCCATGGCTTGTGGCCTTATGGGACAAGATCCTCGCTTTGTATCCTCTCCCTCCTGGCCTTGAGATCATCAGCCCAGACACACG CCTGCCCCCAAAATACACCCTGCACTACCTGCCTGAGGACTCCCCACCCCCTGAGGGTGCCCTTCTCCAGCCGACAGCGCCCAGGGCTGTTCCCTGCGAGCTCCATCCCTTCGCTGCCCCTGTGGTGTCCAACCAGCGGGTCACGGCACAGTCCCACTTCCAGGACGTCCGGCTCATCGAGTTCGACGTCACGGGCTCGGCGATCAC GTTCAGTGCAGGGGACGTGGTGATGATCCAGCCCCAGAACTGCCCTGAGGACGTGCAGCAGTTCTGTCAGCTCCTGCGCCTGGACCCAGACAGACACTTTGTGCTGAAGCCCACGGAGCCTG gcacatccctccctcccctcttgccacagccctgcaccaTCCGGCATCTGGTCACCCACTACCTGGACATCTCCTGCGTGCCACGGCGCTCCTTCTTCGAGCTCCTCTCCTACTTCTCCACCAACGAGCTGGAGCgggagaagctgcaggagttcagctctgctcagggcCAGGAGGAGCTGTACAGCTACTGCAACCGGCCCCGCAGGACCACGCTGGAG GCCCTGTGGGATTTCCCTCACACCACGTGTGCCATTCCAGCTGATTACCTGCTGGACCTCATCCCTCGCATCAGACCCCGCGCCTTCTCCATCGCCTCCTCCCTGCTG GCTCACCCTGACAGGATCCAGATCCTCATGGCAGTGGTGCAGTACAAGACACAGCTCAGCAAACCCCGCCGTGGGCTCTGCTCTACCTGGCTGGCTTCTCTCGATCCAGAGCAAG GTGATGTCCGGGTGCCTCTTTGGGTGAAGAAAGGAGGAATGAAGTTCCCAGCTGACCCTGCCACCCCCGTGATCATGattggccctggcacaggggtggCACCTTTCCGAGCAGCGATACAGGAGCGGGTGGCACAGGGATGTAGAG ggaaCTGCCTCTTCTTTGGCTGTCGACAGAAATCCAAGGACTTCTACTTCCAGGCAGAGTGGGAAGAGCTGGTGGCAAAGGGCTTCCTGACACTCTTCACAGCCTTCTCCAGGGACCAG GAGGAGAAGGTTTATGTTCAGCACCGCATCCAGGAGAACCGGAGGCTggtgtgggagctgctgagcactggGAATGCTCATGTCTACCTGGCTGG GAATGCCAAGCAGATGCCGGTGGCGGTGGCTGAGGCCCTGcagtcagtgctgcagctggagggtgGCCTGTCACCCTCAGAAGCAGAGGAGCGTTTAACAGCCCTGGAACGGTCCCAGCGCTTCCAGTCTGAAACCTGGTCCTAA
- the NDOR1 gene encoding NADPH-dependent diflavin oxidoreductase 1 isoform X1, whose translation MCILVPPCPGSGDKEHSVSLLLLQMAERKLLVLFGSQTGTAQDTAERIGREATRRHLQCRVEALDSCDLANLIHEPLVVFVCATTGQGDPPDNMKMFWRFLFRKNLPPGSLCQLDYAVLGLGDSSYPKFNFVAKKLHKRVLQLGGNPLLPVALGDDQHDLGPDAVVDPWLVALWDKILALYPLPPGLEIISPDTRLPPKYTLHYLPEDSPPPEGALLQPTAPRAVPCELHPFAAPVVSNQRVTAQSHFQDVRLIEFDVTGSAITFSAGDVVMIQPQNCPEDVQQFCQLLRLDPDRHFVLKPTEPGTSLPPLLPQPCTIRHLVTHYLDISCVPRRSFFELLSYFSTNELEREKLQEFSSAQGQEELYSYCNRPRRTTLEALWDFPHTTCAIPADYLLDLIPRIRPRAFSIASSLLAHPDRIQILMAVVQYKTQLSKPRRGLCSTWLASLDPEQGDVRVPLWVKKGGMKFPADPATPVIMIGPGTGVAPFRAAIQERVAQGCRGNCLFFGCRQKSKDFYFQAEWEELVAKGFLTLFTAFSRDQEEKVYVQHRIQENRRLVWELLSTGNAHVYLAGGSCFLLYFSYFEVYLASVPNVTIKPIILDFLRAGTAGRERLLLLSSVLPSSGSDMFDFE comes from the exons ATGTGCATTTTAGTCCCTCCATGCCCAGGCAGTGGGGACAAGGAGCACAgtgtgtccctgctgctcctgcag ATGGCAGAACGGAAGCTCCTCGTTCTCTTTGGCAGCCAGACGGGGACAGCCCAAGACACGGCGGAGAGAATCGGGAGAGAGGCCACGCGCCGGCACCTGCAGTGCAGGGTGGAGGCCCTGGACAGCTGTGACCTG GCCAACCTCATCCATGAGCCACTGgtggtgtttgtgtgtgcaaCCACCGGCCAGGGAGACCCACCTGATAACATGAAG ATGTTCTGGCGGTTTCTGTTCCGGAAGAACCTGCCGCCCgggtccctgtgccagctggacTACGCCGTGCTGGGCCTTGGCGACTCGTCCTACCCCAA GTTTAATTTTGTTGCAAAGAAGCTGCACAAACGGGTGCTACAGCTTGGGGGCAACCCGCTGCTGCCAGTGGCCTTGGGAGATGACCAGCATGATCTGGG GCCGGATGCAGTGGTTGATCCATGGCTTGTGGCCTTATGGGACAAGATCCTCGCTTTGTATCCTCTCCCTCCTGGCCTTGAGATCATCAGCCCAGACACACG CCTGCCCCCAAAATACACCCTGCACTACCTGCCTGAGGACTCCCCACCCCCTGAGGGTGCCCTTCTCCAGCCGACAGCGCCCAGGGCTGTTCCCTGCGAGCTCCATCCCTTCGCTGCCCCTGTGGTGTCCAACCAGCGGGTCACGGCACAGTCCCACTTCCAGGACGTCCGGCTCATCGAGTTCGACGTCACGGGCTCGGCGATCAC GTTCAGTGCAGGGGACGTGGTGATGATCCAGCCCCAGAACTGCCCTGAGGACGTGCAGCAGTTCTGTCAGCTCCTGCGCCTGGACCCAGACAGACACTTTGTGCTGAAGCCCACGGAGCCTG gcacatccctccctcccctcttgccacagccctgcaccaTCCGGCATCTGGTCACCCACTACCTGGACATCTCCTGCGTGCCACGGCGCTCCTTCTTCGAGCTCCTCTCCTACTTCTCCACCAACGAGCTGGAGCgggagaagctgcaggagttcagctctgctcagggcCAGGAGGAGCTGTACAGCTACTGCAACCGGCCCCGCAGGACCACGCTGGAG GCCCTGTGGGATTTCCCTCACACCACGTGTGCCATTCCAGCTGATTACCTGCTGGACCTCATCCCTCGCATCAGACCCCGCGCCTTCTCCATCGCCTCCTCCCTGCTG GCTCACCCTGACAGGATCCAGATCCTCATGGCAGTGGTGCAGTACAAGACACAGCTCAGCAAACCCCGCCGTGGGCTCTGCTCTACCTGGCTGGCTTCTCTCGATCCAGAGCAAG GTGATGTCCGGGTGCCTCTTTGGGTGAAGAAAGGAGGAATGAAGTTCCCAGCTGACCCTGCCACCCCCGTGATCATGattggccctggcacaggggtggCACCTTTCCGAGCAGCGATACAGGAGCGGGTGGCACAGGGATGTAGAG ggaaCTGCCTCTTCTTTGGCTGTCGACAGAAATCCAAGGACTTCTACTTCCAGGCAGAGTGGGAAGAGCTGGTGGCAAAGGGCTTCCTGACACTCTTCACAGCCTTCTCCAGGGACCAG GAGGAGAAGGTTTATGTTCAGCACCGCATCCAGGAGAACCGGAGGCTggtgtgggagctgctgagcactggGAATGCTCATGTCTACCTGGCTGG GGGCTCGTGTTTTCTCCTctatttctcttattttgagGTTTACCTGGCTTCAGTTCCAAATGTCACCATCAAACCAATCATCTTGGATTTCCtgagagctggcacagcaggacgGGAGCGGCTGCTCCTTCTCAGCAGTGTCTTACCCAGCTCAGGATCAGACATGTTTGACTTTGAGTGA
- the NDOR1 gene encoding NADPH-dependent diflavin oxidoreductase 1 isoform X3 — translation MAERKLLVLFGSQTGTAQDTAERIGREATRRHLQCRVEALDSCDLANLIHEPLVVFVCATTGQGDPPDNMKMFWRFLFRKNLPPGSLCQLDYAVLGLGDSSYPKFNFVAKKLHKRVLQLGGNPLLPVALGDDQHDLGPDAVVDPWLVALWDKILALYPLPPGLEIISPDTRLPPKYTLHYLPEDSPPPEGALLQPTAPRAVPCELHPFAAPVVSNQRVTAQSHFQDVRLIEFDVTGSAITFSAGDVVMIQPQNCPEDVQQFCQLLRLDPDRHFVLKPTEPGTSLPPLLPQPCTIRHLVTHYLDISCVPRRSFFELLSYFSTNELEREKLQEFSSAQGQEELYSYCNRPRRTTLEALWDFPHTTCAIPADYLLDLIPRIRPRAFSIASSLLAHPDRIQILMAVVQYKTQLSKPRRGLCSTWLASLDPEQGDVRVPLWVKKGGMKFPADPATPVIMIGPGTGVAPFRAAIQERVAQGCRGNCLFFGCRQKSKDFYFQAEWEELVAKGFLTLFTAFSRDQEEKVYVQHRIQENRRLVWELLSTGNAHVYLAGGSCFLLYFSYFEVYLASVPNVTIKPIILDFLRAGTAGRERLLLLSSVLPSSGSDMFDFE, via the exons ATGGCAGAACGGAAGCTCCTCGTTCTCTTTGGCAGCCAGACGGGGACAGCCCAAGACACGGCGGAGAGAATCGGGAGAGAGGCCACGCGCCGGCACCTGCAGTGCAGGGTGGAGGCCCTGGACAGCTGTGACCTG GCCAACCTCATCCATGAGCCACTGgtggtgtttgtgtgtgcaaCCACCGGCCAGGGAGACCCACCTGATAACATGAAG ATGTTCTGGCGGTTTCTGTTCCGGAAGAACCTGCCGCCCgggtccctgtgccagctggacTACGCCGTGCTGGGCCTTGGCGACTCGTCCTACCCCAA GTTTAATTTTGTTGCAAAGAAGCTGCACAAACGGGTGCTACAGCTTGGGGGCAACCCGCTGCTGCCAGTGGCCTTGGGAGATGACCAGCATGATCTGGG GCCGGATGCAGTGGTTGATCCATGGCTTGTGGCCTTATGGGACAAGATCCTCGCTTTGTATCCTCTCCCTCCTGGCCTTGAGATCATCAGCCCAGACACACG CCTGCCCCCAAAATACACCCTGCACTACCTGCCTGAGGACTCCCCACCCCCTGAGGGTGCCCTTCTCCAGCCGACAGCGCCCAGGGCTGTTCCCTGCGAGCTCCATCCCTTCGCTGCCCCTGTGGTGTCCAACCAGCGGGTCACGGCACAGTCCCACTTCCAGGACGTCCGGCTCATCGAGTTCGACGTCACGGGCTCGGCGATCAC GTTCAGTGCAGGGGACGTGGTGATGATCCAGCCCCAGAACTGCCCTGAGGACGTGCAGCAGTTCTGTCAGCTCCTGCGCCTGGACCCAGACAGACACTTTGTGCTGAAGCCCACGGAGCCTG gcacatccctccctcccctcttgccacagccctgcaccaTCCGGCATCTGGTCACCCACTACCTGGACATCTCCTGCGTGCCACGGCGCTCCTTCTTCGAGCTCCTCTCCTACTTCTCCACCAACGAGCTGGAGCgggagaagctgcaggagttcagctctgctcagggcCAGGAGGAGCTGTACAGCTACTGCAACCGGCCCCGCAGGACCACGCTGGAG GCCCTGTGGGATTTCCCTCACACCACGTGTGCCATTCCAGCTGATTACCTGCTGGACCTCATCCCTCGCATCAGACCCCGCGCCTTCTCCATCGCCTCCTCCCTGCTG GCTCACCCTGACAGGATCCAGATCCTCATGGCAGTGGTGCAGTACAAGACACAGCTCAGCAAACCCCGCCGTGGGCTCTGCTCTACCTGGCTGGCTTCTCTCGATCCAGAGCAAG GTGATGTCCGGGTGCCTCTTTGGGTGAAGAAAGGAGGAATGAAGTTCCCAGCTGACCCTGCCACCCCCGTGATCATGattggccctggcacaggggtggCACCTTTCCGAGCAGCGATACAGGAGCGGGTGGCACAGGGATGTAGAG ggaaCTGCCTCTTCTTTGGCTGTCGACAGAAATCCAAGGACTTCTACTTCCAGGCAGAGTGGGAAGAGCTGGTGGCAAAGGGCTTCCTGACACTCTTCACAGCCTTCTCCAGGGACCAG GAGGAGAAGGTTTATGTTCAGCACCGCATCCAGGAGAACCGGAGGCTggtgtgggagctgctgagcactggGAATGCTCATGTCTACCTGGCTGG GGGCTCGTGTTTTCTCCTctatttctcttattttgagGTTTACCTGGCTTCAGTTCCAAATGTCACCATCAAACCAATCATCTTGGATTTCCtgagagctggcacagcaggacgGGAGCGGCTGCTCCTTCTCAGCAGTGTCTTACCCAGCTCAGGATCAGACATGTTTGACTTTGAGTGA
- the NDOR1 gene encoding NADPH-dependent diflavin oxidoreductase 1 isoform X4: MAERKLLVLFGSQTGTAQDTAERIGREATRRHLQCRVEALDSCDLANLIHEPLVVFVCATTGQGDPPDNMKMFWRFLFRKNLPPGSLCQLDYAVLGLGDSSYPKFNFVAKKLHKRVLQLGGNPLLPVALGDDQHDLGPDAVVDPWLVALWDKILALYPLPPGLEIISPDTRLPPKYTLHYLPEDSPPPEGALLQPTAPRAVPCELHPFAAPVVSNQRVTAQSHFQDVRLIEFDVTGSAITFSAGDVVMIQPQNCPEDVQQFCQLLRLDPDRHFVLKPTEPGTSLPPLLPQPCTIRHLVTHYLDISCVPRRSFFELLSYFSTNELEREKLQEFSSAQGQEELYSYCNRPRRTTLEALWDFPHTTCAIPADYLLDLIPRIRPRAFSIASSLLAHPDRIQILMAVVQYKTQLSKPRRGLCSTWLASLDPEQGDVRVPLWVKKGGMKFPADPATPVIMIGPGTGVAPFRAAIQERVAQGCRGNCLFFGCRQKSKDFYFQAEWEELVAKGFLTLFTAFSRDQEEKVYVQHRIQENRRLVWELLSTGNAHVYLAGNAKQMPVAVAEALQSVLQLEGGLSPSEAEERLTALERSQRFQSETWS, translated from the exons ATGGCAGAACGGAAGCTCCTCGTTCTCTTTGGCAGCCAGACGGGGACAGCCCAAGACACGGCGGAGAGAATCGGGAGAGAGGCCACGCGCCGGCACCTGCAGTGCAGGGTGGAGGCCCTGGACAGCTGTGACCTG GCCAACCTCATCCATGAGCCACTGgtggtgtttgtgtgtgcaaCCACCGGCCAGGGAGACCCACCTGATAACATGAAG ATGTTCTGGCGGTTTCTGTTCCGGAAGAACCTGCCGCCCgggtccctgtgccagctggacTACGCCGTGCTGGGCCTTGGCGACTCGTCCTACCCCAA GTTTAATTTTGTTGCAAAGAAGCTGCACAAACGGGTGCTACAGCTTGGGGGCAACCCGCTGCTGCCAGTGGCCTTGGGAGATGACCAGCATGATCTGGG GCCGGATGCAGTGGTTGATCCATGGCTTGTGGCCTTATGGGACAAGATCCTCGCTTTGTATCCTCTCCCTCCTGGCCTTGAGATCATCAGCCCAGACACACG CCTGCCCCCAAAATACACCCTGCACTACCTGCCTGAGGACTCCCCACCCCCTGAGGGTGCCCTTCTCCAGCCGACAGCGCCCAGGGCTGTTCCCTGCGAGCTCCATCCCTTCGCTGCCCCTGTGGTGTCCAACCAGCGGGTCACGGCACAGTCCCACTTCCAGGACGTCCGGCTCATCGAGTTCGACGTCACGGGCTCGGCGATCAC GTTCAGTGCAGGGGACGTGGTGATGATCCAGCCCCAGAACTGCCCTGAGGACGTGCAGCAGTTCTGTCAGCTCCTGCGCCTGGACCCAGACAGACACTTTGTGCTGAAGCCCACGGAGCCTG gcacatccctccctcccctcttgccacagccctgcaccaTCCGGCATCTGGTCACCCACTACCTGGACATCTCCTGCGTGCCACGGCGCTCCTTCTTCGAGCTCCTCTCCTACTTCTCCACCAACGAGCTGGAGCgggagaagctgcaggagttcagctctgctcagggcCAGGAGGAGCTGTACAGCTACTGCAACCGGCCCCGCAGGACCACGCTGGAG GCCCTGTGGGATTTCCCTCACACCACGTGTGCCATTCCAGCTGATTACCTGCTGGACCTCATCCCTCGCATCAGACCCCGCGCCTTCTCCATCGCCTCCTCCCTGCTG GCTCACCCTGACAGGATCCAGATCCTCATGGCAGTGGTGCAGTACAAGACACAGCTCAGCAAACCCCGCCGTGGGCTCTGCTCTACCTGGCTGGCTTCTCTCGATCCAGAGCAAG GTGATGTCCGGGTGCCTCTTTGGGTGAAGAAAGGAGGAATGAAGTTCCCAGCTGACCCTGCCACCCCCGTGATCATGattggccctggcacaggggtggCACCTTTCCGAGCAGCGATACAGGAGCGGGTGGCACAGGGATGTAGAG ggaaCTGCCTCTTCTTTGGCTGTCGACAGAAATCCAAGGACTTCTACTTCCAGGCAGAGTGGGAAGAGCTGGTGGCAAAGGGCTTCCTGACACTCTTCACAGCCTTCTCCAGGGACCAG GAGGAGAAGGTTTATGTTCAGCACCGCATCCAGGAGAACCGGAGGCTggtgtgggagctgctgagcactggGAATGCTCATGTCTACCTGGCTGG GAATGCCAAGCAGATGCCGGTGGCGGTGGCTGAGGCCCTGcagtcagtgctgcagctggagggtgGCCTGTCACCCTCAGAAGCAGAGGAGCGTTTAACAGCCCTGGAACGGTCCCAGCGCTTCCAGTCTGAAACCTGGTCCTAA
- the NDOR1 gene encoding NADPH-dependent diflavin oxidoreductase 1 isoform X5: MKMFWRFLFRKNLPPGSLCQLDYAVLGLGDSSYPKFNFVAKKLHKRVLQLGGNPLLPVALGDDQHDLGPDAVVDPWLVALWDKILALYPLPPGLEIISPDTRLPPKYTLHYLPEDSPPPEGALLQPTAPRAVPCELHPFAAPVVSNQRVTAQSHFQDVRLIEFDVTGSAITFSAGDVVMIQPQNCPEDVQQFCQLLRLDPDRHFVLKPTEPGTSLPPLLPQPCTIRHLVTHYLDISCVPRRSFFELLSYFSTNELEREKLQEFSSAQGQEELYSYCNRPRRTTLEALWDFPHTTCAIPADYLLDLIPRIRPRAFSIASSLLAHPDRIQILMAVVQYKTQLSKPRRGLCSTWLASLDPEQGDVRVPLWVKKGGMKFPADPATPVIMIGPGTGVAPFRAAIQERVAQGCRGNCLFFGCRQKSKDFYFQAEWEELVAKGFLTLFTAFSRDQEEKVYVQHRIQENRRLVWELLSTGNAHVYLAGGSCFLLYFSYFEVYLASVPNVTIKPIILDFLRAGTAGRERLLLLSSVLPSSGSDMFDFE; encoded by the exons ATGAAG ATGTTCTGGCGGTTTCTGTTCCGGAAGAACCTGCCGCCCgggtccctgtgccagctggacTACGCCGTGCTGGGCCTTGGCGACTCGTCCTACCCCAA GTTTAATTTTGTTGCAAAGAAGCTGCACAAACGGGTGCTACAGCTTGGGGGCAACCCGCTGCTGCCAGTGGCCTTGGGAGATGACCAGCATGATCTGGG GCCGGATGCAGTGGTTGATCCATGGCTTGTGGCCTTATGGGACAAGATCCTCGCTTTGTATCCTCTCCCTCCTGGCCTTGAGATCATCAGCCCAGACACACG CCTGCCCCCAAAATACACCCTGCACTACCTGCCTGAGGACTCCCCACCCCCTGAGGGTGCCCTTCTCCAGCCGACAGCGCCCAGGGCTGTTCCCTGCGAGCTCCATCCCTTCGCTGCCCCTGTGGTGTCCAACCAGCGGGTCACGGCACAGTCCCACTTCCAGGACGTCCGGCTCATCGAGTTCGACGTCACGGGCTCGGCGATCAC GTTCAGTGCAGGGGACGTGGTGATGATCCAGCCCCAGAACTGCCCTGAGGACGTGCAGCAGTTCTGTCAGCTCCTGCGCCTGGACCCAGACAGACACTTTGTGCTGAAGCCCACGGAGCCTG gcacatccctccctcccctcttgccacagccctgcaccaTCCGGCATCTGGTCACCCACTACCTGGACATCTCCTGCGTGCCACGGCGCTCCTTCTTCGAGCTCCTCTCCTACTTCTCCACCAACGAGCTGGAGCgggagaagctgcaggagttcagctctgctcagggcCAGGAGGAGCTGTACAGCTACTGCAACCGGCCCCGCAGGACCACGCTGGAG GCCCTGTGGGATTTCCCTCACACCACGTGTGCCATTCCAGCTGATTACCTGCTGGACCTCATCCCTCGCATCAGACCCCGCGCCTTCTCCATCGCCTCCTCCCTGCTG GCTCACCCTGACAGGATCCAGATCCTCATGGCAGTGGTGCAGTACAAGACACAGCTCAGCAAACCCCGCCGTGGGCTCTGCTCTACCTGGCTGGCTTCTCTCGATCCAGAGCAAG GTGATGTCCGGGTGCCTCTTTGGGTGAAGAAAGGAGGAATGAAGTTCCCAGCTGACCCTGCCACCCCCGTGATCATGattggccctggcacaggggtggCACCTTTCCGAGCAGCGATACAGGAGCGGGTGGCACAGGGATGTAGAG ggaaCTGCCTCTTCTTTGGCTGTCGACAGAAATCCAAGGACTTCTACTTCCAGGCAGAGTGGGAAGAGCTGGTGGCAAAGGGCTTCCTGACACTCTTCACAGCCTTCTCCAGGGACCAG GAGGAGAAGGTTTATGTTCAGCACCGCATCCAGGAGAACCGGAGGCTggtgtgggagctgctgagcactggGAATGCTCATGTCTACCTGGCTGG GGGCTCGTGTTTTCTCCTctatttctcttattttgagGTTTACCTGGCTTCAGTTCCAAATGTCACCATCAAACCAATCATCTTGGATTTCCtgagagctggcacagcaggacgGGAGCGGCTGCTCCTTCTCAGCAGTGTCTTACCCAGCTCAGGATCAGACATGTTTGACTTTGAGTGA
- the TMEM203 gene encoding transmembrane protein 203 encodes MLFSLRELVQWLGFATFELLLHALALLAFTVLLVLKVDGAAAALSWWVVFVPFFAADGLSTYFTTIVSVRLFQDGEKRLAVLRLFWILTILSLKFVFEMLLCQKLVEHTRELWYGLIMSPVFILLQLLMIRACRVN; translated from the coding sequence ATGCTGTTCTCTCTGCGGGAGCTCGTGCAGTGGTTAGGCTTCGCCACGTTCGAGCTGCTGCTGCACGCGCTGGCCCTGCTCGCCTTTACGGTGCTGCTCGTGCTCAAGGTGGAcggcgcggccgccgcgctCTCCTGGTGGGTCGTGTTCGTGCCCTTCTTCGCCGCCGACGGGCTCAGCACCTACTTCACCACCATCGTGTCCGTGCGGCTGTTCCAGGACGGCGAGAAGCGCCTGGCGGTGCTGCGGCTCTTCTGGATCCTCACCATCCTCAGCCTCAAGTTCGTGTTCGagatgctgctgtgccagaAGCTGGTGGAGCACACTCGGGAGCTCTGGTACGGGCTCATCATGTCGCCCGTCTtcatcctgctccagctgctcatgATCCGGGCCTGCCGTGTGAACTGA